A DNA window from Burkholderia sp. HI2500 contains the following coding sequences:
- a CDS encoding FAD-binding oxidoreductase: MMSSEAFVSACRDAIGADHVLTDPHDTEPFLTDWRRRYKGAACAVLKPANTAEVAALVKLANAHGIALVPQGGNTGLAGGATPDASGSQAVLSVARLNRVRALDPHNNTITVEAGVILADVQARAREGDRLFALSLAAEGSCTIGGNLSTNAGGTAVLRYGNARELCLGLEVVTPQGEIWDGLRGLRKDNTGYDLRDLFIGAEGTLGIITAAVMKLHPLPAAQVTALAALESPHAALDFLALAQRAAGPLLTGFELMSDFCMQLVGKHYPQLRYPFAQTHAQTVLLELSDNESEAHARALFEKLMEEAFEAGLVVDAVVAENLAQSRAFWDLREHIPLAQADEGLNIKHDIAVPISSIARFIDETDAAIQQAAPGARMVTFGHLGDGNLHYNVQMPEGGDPKAFLATFQAPINRIVYDNVHRHHGTISAEHGIGQLKIDDAQRYKSPVETTLMRTLKTALDPRGLMNPGKVLR, encoded by the coding sequence ATGATGTCCTCCGAAGCTTTCGTTTCCGCGTGCCGTGACGCGATCGGCGCCGATCATGTGCTGACCGACCCGCACGACACCGAACCGTTCCTGACCGACTGGCGCCGCCGCTACAAGGGTGCCGCGTGCGCGGTGCTGAAGCCCGCGAACACCGCCGAAGTCGCCGCGCTCGTCAAGCTGGCCAACGCACACGGCATCGCGCTCGTGCCGCAAGGCGGCAACACGGGCCTGGCCGGCGGCGCCACGCCCGACGCGAGCGGCAGCCAGGCCGTGCTGAGCGTCGCGCGCCTGAACCGCGTGCGCGCGCTCGATCCGCACAACAACACGATCACCGTCGAAGCCGGCGTGATCCTCGCCGACGTGCAGGCGCGCGCCCGCGAAGGCGACCGGCTGTTCGCGCTGAGCCTCGCGGCGGAAGGCAGCTGCACGATCGGCGGCAACCTGTCGACCAACGCGGGCGGCACCGCGGTGCTGCGCTACGGCAACGCGCGCGAGCTGTGTCTCGGGCTCGAGGTCGTGACGCCGCAAGGTGAAATCTGGGACGGCCTGCGCGGGCTGCGCAAGGACAATACGGGCTACGACCTGCGCGACCTGTTCATCGGCGCGGAAGGCACGCTCGGGATCATCACGGCGGCCGTGATGAAGCTGCATCCGCTGCCGGCCGCGCAGGTCACCGCCCTCGCCGCGCTCGAATCGCCGCACGCGGCGCTCGATTTCCTCGCCCTCGCGCAGCGCGCGGCCGGGCCGCTGCTGACCGGCTTCGAGCTGATGTCGGACTTCTGCATGCAGCTCGTCGGCAAGCACTACCCGCAGCTGCGCTACCCGTTCGCGCAGACGCATGCGCAGACGGTGCTGCTCGAACTGTCCGACAACGAAAGCGAAGCGCATGCGCGCGCGCTGTTCGAGAAACTGATGGAAGAAGCGTTCGAGGCCGGGCTCGTGGTCGACGCGGTGGTCGCGGAGAATCTCGCGCAGTCGCGCGCGTTCTGGGATCTGCGTGAACACATCCCGCTCGCGCAGGCCGACGAGGGGCTCAACATCAAGCACGACATCGCGGTGCCGATTTCGTCGATCGCGCGCTTCATCGACGAGACCGACGCGGCGATCCAGCAAGCCGCGCCGGGCGCGCGGATGGTCACGTTCGGTCACCTCGGCGACGGCAATCTCCACTACAACGTGCAGATGCCCGAAGGCGGCGACCCGAAAGCGTTCCTAGCCACGTTCCAGGCGCCGATCAACCGGATCGTCTACGACAACGTGCATCGCCACCACGGCACGATCAGCGCGGAGCACGGCATCGGCCAGTTGAAGATCGACGACGCGCAGCGTTACAAGTCGCCGGTCGAAACGACGCTGATGCGCACGCTGAAGACCGCGCTCGATCCGCGCGGCCTGATGAATCCCGGCAAGGTCCTGCGCTGA
- a CDS encoding Mpo1-like protein, translated as MAHTHSEQFASFADFYPYYLNEHQNRTSRRLHFIGSLGVIGCVAMAIATGDWLWLPAAIVCGYGFAWVGHFFFEKNRPATFRHPIYSLMGDWVMFKDICTGKIPL; from the coding sequence ATGGCGCATACGCATTCGGAGCAATTCGCCAGCTTCGCCGATTTCTACCCGTATTACCTGAATGAACACCAGAACCGGACGTCGCGGCGGCTGCACTTCATCGGCTCGCTCGGCGTGATCGGCTGCGTCGCGATGGCGATCGCGACCGGCGACTGGCTGTGGCTGCCGGCAGCGATCGTCTGCGGCTACGGGTTCGCGTGGGTCGGACACTTCTTCTTCGAGAAGAACCGCCCGGCCACGTTCCGGCACCCGATCTACAGCCTGATGGGCGACTGGGTGATGTTCAAGGATATCTGTACGGGCAAGATTCCGTTATGA
- a CDS encoding efflux transporter outer membrane subunit, whose protein sequence is MQSPATKGTLALAVLAVSLIMAGCASMGDNKPQSARIEANALDAGAAIRAADRDAGWPAADWWRAYRDPQLDAWIANAQAGNPTLAAAEARVREAQAMARVARSAELPQINGNLSLMRQHWPDNVYYGPGPLANTDTWNNTGTLGLSYHLDLWGKDKNATERALDTAHATAADARAAKLELEVNVVRAYVGMSMNYALLDLAHETFERQRSLADLARKRLQAGLGTQLEVSQAESTLPDYERQIDSYEEAIQLARHQLAALAGKGPGAGDAIKRPQLSLDAPAGLPSAMPADLLGRRPDVVAARWTVDAQARGIDVAKASFYPNIDLLATVGGFGVTAPFTDFLRAMNGGWTAGPALSLPIFEGGRLRAQLGAANAGYDQAVERYNQTIVGALKDIADQVVRIRSLDTQKKDAARSVAANDRSYQLSREGFRRGLTDYVNVLVAQQQLLRAQETAARIDAERLAAHAQLMAALGGGVETGTDVRGGHPQGGHPSHDGSATGAAAPAAASGAKPVAAVARPAQVAAAGASGVPAAR, encoded by the coding sequence GTGCAGTCTCCGGCGACAAAAGGGACGCTCGCACTGGCGGTTCTTGCAGTCTCATTAATAATGGCCGGATGCGCGAGCATGGGCGACAACAAGCCGCAGTCGGCCCGCATCGAGGCGAACGCGCTCGATGCCGGCGCTGCGATCCGCGCGGCCGACCGTGACGCGGGCTGGCCCGCGGCCGACTGGTGGCGCGCCTACCGCGATCCGCAACTCGACGCCTGGATCGCCAACGCCCAGGCCGGCAACCCGACGCTCGCGGCCGCCGAGGCACGGGTACGCGAAGCGCAGGCGATGGCGCGCGTGGCCCGCTCGGCCGAGCTGCCGCAGATCAACGGCAACCTGTCGCTGATGCGCCAGCACTGGCCGGACAACGTGTACTACGGCCCCGGCCCGCTCGCGAACACCGATACCTGGAACAACACCGGCACGCTCGGCCTGTCGTACCACCTCGACCTGTGGGGCAAGGACAAGAACGCGACCGAGCGCGCGCTCGACACCGCGCATGCAACCGCCGCCGACGCGCGGGCGGCCAAGCTCGAGCTCGAAGTCAACGTCGTGCGCGCGTACGTCGGCATGTCGATGAACTACGCGTTGCTCGACCTCGCGCACGAAACGTTCGAACGCCAGCGTTCGCTCGCCGATCTGGCGCGCAAGCGGCTGCAGGCCGGCCTCGGCACTCAGCTCGAAGTGAGCCAGGCGGAATCGACGCTGCCCGATTATGAGCGCCAGATCGACAGCTATGAGGAAGCGATCCAGCTCGCACGGCATCAGCTCGCCGCGCTGGCCGGCAAGGGCCCCGGCGCGGGCGATGCGATCAAGCGGCCGCAGCTGTCGCTCGACGCACCGGCCGGCCTGCCGTCGGCGATGCCGGCCGACCTGCTCGGCCGCCGCCCCGACGTCGTCGCGGCGCGCTGGACGGTCGACGCGCAGGCGCGCGGCATCGATGTCGCGAAGGCGTCGTTCTACCCGAACATCGACCTGCTCGCGACGGTCGGCGGCTTCGGCGTGACCGCGCCGTTCACCGACTTCCTGCGCGCGATGAACGGCGGCTGGACGGCCGGCCCCGCGCTGTCGCTGCCGATCTTCGAAGGCGGCAGGCTGCGGGCGCAGCTCGGCGCCGCGAATGCCGGCTACGACCAGGCGGTCGAGCGCTACAACCAGACGATCGTCGGCGCGCTCAAGGACATCGCCGACCAGGTCGTGCGGATCCGTTCGCTCGATACGCAGAAGAAGGACGCCGCACGCTCGGTGGCCGCCAACGACCGCAGCTACCAGCTGTCGCGCGAAGGCTTCCGCCGCGGGCTGACCGACTACGTGAACGTGCTGGTCGCGCAGCAGCAGTTGCTGCGCGCGCAGGAAACGGCCGCCCGCATCGATGCGGAACGCCTCGCCGCGCATGCGCAGTTGATGGCCGCGCTCGGCGGTGGGGTCGAGACGGGTACGGACGTTCGGGGCGGCCATCCACAGGGCGGCCATCCGTCGCACGACGGATCCGCCACAGGCGCAGCCGCGCCTGCCGCCGCGTCGGGCGCGAAGCCCGTGGCAGCCGTCGCCCGGCCCGCGCAGGTGGCCGCCGCCGGTGCGTCCGGCGTGCCGGCCGCACGGTAA
- a CDS encoding DUF2069 domain-containing protein — MNAPARPAVAARPRHALVATACLVALIALSLAWELWLAPLRPGGSALMLKAIPLALALPGVWRRNIYTMQWASMLILVYFAEGVVRGMSDRGLSATLGWCETALAVVFFVAALAYVAPFKRAAKKSRAAS, encoded by the coding sequence ATGAACGCCCCCGCCCGCCCCGCCGTCGCGGCCCGGCCGCGCCACGCGCTGGTCGCCACCGCGTGCCTCGTCGCACTGATCGCGCTGTCGCTCGCGTGGGAGCTGTGGCTCGCGCCGCTGCGCCCGGGCGGCTCCGCGCTGATGCTCAAGGCGATCCCGCTCGCGCTCGCGCTGCCCGGCGTCTGGCGGCGTAACATCTATACGATGCAGTGGGCGAGCATGCTGATACTCGTCTATTTCGCCGAAGGCGTCGTGCGCGGCATGTCCGATCGCGGGCTGTCCGCGACGCTCGGCTGGTGCGAGACCGCGCTCGCCGTCGTCTTCTTCGTGGCGGCGCTGGCGTACGTCGCGCCGTTCAAGCGCGCGGCGAAAAAGTCGCGCGCCGCGTCCTGA
- a CDS encoding YihY family inner membrane protein, whose translation MPKLSVDLDTIKRLAQFAARRSAEDRIPQVAGSLTFTTMLALVPLVTVAFALFTAFPMFASFQISLQGFLADHLMPAQFNVQIFKYLNQFASKAKGLTTAGLIVLVVTSVMTMMTIESAFNLIWRVRKPRPFAQRVLAYWALITLGPLLFGVSLSISSYLFTQSLAFTGAAPSTSIVEWLLALVSLPLTVLAFTLLYVYLPNCTVAWRDAVIGGLFAAVAFELAKRGFGYYVRRIPTYTAVYGAFAALPVFLLWVYLSWFIALLGAMVASALPAIRVGQFHRIHYPGSDLLDALEMLARLAEARTAGKRGYTALRLATMLRCDMETAQRLLTTMEEREWIARLDGGGETTPRYILLANPEQLTLAQLFDVLVIDRTELTYQLQRRRSHVDGAALLAVLSSDRFDVSLATLIAAHRLAGAQPTAMPGQAPGAVPDPHARPPRPA comes from the coding sequence TTGCCGAAGTTGAGCGTCGATCTCGACACCATCAAGCGCCTCGCGCAGTTCGCGGCCCGGCGCAGCGCCGAGGATCGCATCCCGCAAGTGGCGGGCAGCCTCACGTTCACGACGATGCTGGCGCTCGTGCCGCTCGTGACGGTCGCGTTCGCGCTGTTCACCGCGTTCCCGATGTTCGCGTCGTTCCAGATCTCGCTGCAGGGGTTCCTCGCGGATCACCTGATGCCCGCGCAGTTCAACGTCCAGATCTTCAAGTACCTGAACCAGTTCGCGTCGAAGGCGAAGGGGCTGACGACGGCCGGCCTGATCGTGCTCGTCGTCACGTCGGTGATGACGATGATGACGATCGAATCGGCGTTCAACCTGATCTGGCGGGTGCGCAAGCCGCGGCCGTTCGCGCAGCGCGTGCTCGCGTACTGGGCGCTGATCACGCTCGGCCCGTTGCTGTTCGGCGTGAGCCTGTCGATCTCGTCGTACCTGTTCACGCAGTCGCTGGCGTTTACGGGCGCCGCGCCGTCCACGTCGATCGTCGAGTGGCTGCTCGCGCTCGTCTCGCTGCCGTTGACGGTGCTCGCGTTCACGCTGCTGTACGTGTACCTGCCGAACTGCACGGTTGCATGGCGCGACGCGGTGATCGGCGGGCTGTTCGCGGCCGTCGCGTTCGAGCTCGCGAAGCGCGGCTTCGGCTACTACGTGCGGCGTATTCCGACCTATACGGCCGTCTATGGCGCGTTCGCGGCGCTGCCCGTGTTCCTGTTGTGGGTGTACCTGAGCTGGTTCATCGCGTTGCTCGGCGCGATGGTGGCGTCCGCGCTGCCGGCGATCCGCGTCGGCCAGTTCCACCGCATCCACTACCCGGGCAGCGACCTGCTCGACGCGCTGGAAATGCTCGCGCGGCTGGCCGAGGCGCGCACGGCCGGCAAGCGCGGCTACACGGCGCTGCGGCTCGCGACCATGTTGCGCTGCGACATGGAAACCGCGCAGCGCCTGCTGACGACGATGGAGGAGCGGGAATGGATTGCGCGGCTCGACGGCGGCGGCGAGACCACGCCGCGCTACATCCTGCTCGCGAACCCGGAGCAGCTGACGCTTGCGCAGCTGTTTGACGTGCTGGTGATCGACCGCACGGAACTCACCTACCAGCTGCAGCGGCGCCGCAGCCACGTGGATGGTGCTGCGTTGCTCGCGGTGCTGTCGAGCGACCGCTTCGACGTGTCGCTCGCGACGCTGATCGCCGCGCACCGGCTCGCGGGTGCGCAGCCGACGGCGATGCCGGGGCAGGCGCCGGGCGCCGTGCCCGATCCGCACGCGCGGCCGCCGCGCCCCGCGTGA
- the wrbA gene encoding NAD(P)H:quinone oxidoreductase, whose protein sequence is MKDILVLYYSRHGATRDLALAIANGIDSVPGMQARIRTVPPVSAVCEATAPDIPADGPPYAELRDLEECAGLALGSPTRFGNMAASLKYFLDGTTPQWLSGALTGKPACVFTSTGSLHGGQESTLLSMMLPLLHHGMMIVGIPYTESALTTTRTGGTPYGASHVAQHDRSAAAGLSADEKALAAALGVRLARAAAALSSAQAAETA, encoded by the coding sequence ATGAAAGACATCCTCGTCCTCTATTACAGCCGCCACGGCGCCACGCGCGATCTCGCGCTCGCGATCGCGAACGGCATCGACAGCGTGCCGGGCATGCAGGCCCGCATCCGCACCGTGCCGCCCGTGTCGGCCGTCTGCGAAGCCACTGCCCCCGACATCCCCGCCGACGGCCCGCCGTACGCGGAACTGCGGGATCTCGAGGAGTGCGCGGGCCTCGCGCTCGGCTCGCCGACCCGCTTCGGCAACATGGCCGCCTCGCTCAAGTATTTCCTCGACGGCACCACACCGCAATGGCTGTCGGGCGCACTGACCGGCAAGCCGGCCTGCGTGTTCACGTCGACGGGCAGCCTGCACGGCGGCCAGGAATCGACGTTGCTGTCGATGATGCTGCCGCTGCTCCATCACGGGATGATGATCGTCGGGATCCCGTACACGGAATCCGCGCTCACCACGACGCGCACCGGCGGTACGCCGTACGGCGCGTCGCACGTCGCGCAGCACGATCGCTCGGCAGCCGCCGGGCTGTCGGCAGACGAAAAGGCGCTCGCGGCCGCGCTCGGCGTGCGGCTCGCGCGCGCGGCGGCCGCCCTGTCCAGCGCCCAGGCCGCCGAGACCGCATGA
- a CDS encoding metallophosphoesterase — protein MKVRVLSDLHLESNLPDAIPHADADLVVLAGDIHNHAEGLRWAAETFDPAVPVIYVPGNHEYYDGEFGALESAMRDAAQALDNVHYLNNDVYVDPGQRYRVLGTTLWADFSLFGADEASLAGSIEAGQRVMLDFKGLIQVTWPHDAALHGAPGTPERDFSPADAIALHRRSRAWLEAQLATPFAGQTIVVTHHAPHRRSLAERYAEDLASAGFVTDMAELVQPPVNLWLHGHTHTSFDYVADGGTRVVCNPRGYIHRRTGELENTAFAWDKVVELG, from the coding sequence GTGAAAGTCCGCGTCCTGTCCGACCTGCATCTCGAAAGCAACCTGCCCGACGCGATCCCGCATGCCGACGCGGATCTCGTCGTGCTCGCCGGCGACATCCACAATCACGCGGAAGGCCTGCGCTGGGCCGCCGAAACGTTCGATCCCGCGGTGCCGGTGATCTACGTGCCGGGCAACCACGAGTACTACGACGGGGAATTCGGCGCGCTGGAGTCGGCAATGCGCGATGCGGCGCAGGCGCTCGACAACGTGCATTACCTGAACAACGACGTCTACGTCGATCCCGGGCAGCGCTACCGCGTGCTCGGCACGACGCTCTGGGCCGATTTTTCGCTGTTCGGCGCCGACGAAGCCAGCCTTGCCGGTTCGATCGAGGCCGGGCAGCGCGTAATGCTCGATTTCAAGGGATTGATCCAGGTGACCTGGCCGCACGATGCGGCGCTGCATGGGGCGCCGGGCACGCCGGAGCGGGATTTCTCGCCGGCGGACGCGATCGCGCTGCATCGACGCAGCCGCGCGTGGCTCGAAGCGCAGCTCGCCACACCGTTCGCGGGCCAGACGATCGTCGTGACCCACCATGCGCCGCACCGGCGCTCGCTGGCGGAGCGCTATGCGGAAGATCTTGCGTCGGCGGGATTCGTAACGGACATGGCGGAGCTCGTGCAGCCGCCGGTCAATCTGTGGCTCCACGGCCACACGCATACGTCATTCGACTATGTGGCGGACGGCGGCACGCGCGTGGTGTGCAATCCGCGCGGCTACATCCACCGGCGCACCGGCGAACTGGAAAATACCGCGTTCGCATGGGACAAGGTCGTCGAGCTCGGCTGA
- a CDS encoding CBS domain-containing protein, with the protein MRVSDILKVKGNTLFTVTPDKPLREAVDTMAEHDIGSLVVMEYGDLVGMLTFREIILRLHVNGGAIGDVQVRKVMDEPLTCTPETDVNEVRRMMLERHARYMPVLDKKVLMGVISFYDVAKTVVEAQSFENRMLKAYIRDWPESEAEAHKS; encoded by the coding sequence ATGCGCGTCAGCGATATTCTGAAAGTGAAGGGCAACACGCTGTTTACGGTGACGCCCGATAAGCCGCTGCGCGAAGCGGTCGATACGATGGCCGAACACGACATCGGTTCGCTCGTCGTGATGGAGTACGGCGATCTCGTCGGGATGCTGACGTTCCGCGAGATCATCCTGCGTCTGCACGTGAACGGCGGCGCGATCGGCGACGTGCAGGTGCGCAAGGTGATGGACGAGCCGCTCACGTGCACGCCGGAAACGGACGTCAACGAAGTGCGCCGGATGATGCTCGAGCGCCATGCGCGCTACATGCCGGTGCTCGACAAGAAGGTGCTGATGGGCGTCATTTCGTTCTACGACGTCGCGAAGACGGTCGTCGAGGCGCAGAGCTTCGAGAACCGGATGCTGAAGGCATACATCCGCGACTGGCCGGAATCGGAAGCCGAAGCGCACAAGTCGTGA
- a CDS encoding MFS transporter translates to MSDQTQATSRRRDERRAHASQFDLLRERRFAPFFTTQFLGALNDNVFKIGFTSLVTYHTARFSGVDAKTAAFLISAIFILPFVLFSATSGQIADKYDKATLTRFVKTFEIVLMLVGAAGFVTHSAPLLYLCTFMMGMHSTLFGPVKYSYLPQHLGEHELVGGNGLVEMGTFIAILIGTIIGGAAAGIEGNGERVLAVSVVVIALAGRFVAQRVPSTTAPQPDLVINWNPVSETWRNLGLARQNRTVFLSLLGISWLWFVGATFLTSFFNFAKDVLSASPDVVTILLATFSVGIGLGSLLCERLSQRRVEIGLVPLGSIGISVFAIELYFASHALPSPGHLLSVGEFLAGARHWRILADLFLLAMFGGFYSVPLYALIQSRSAPTHRARIIAANNILNALFMILSAVMAMGLTKAGVDIPGLFLVTALLNVIVAAYIYLLVPEFLLRFVAWVLVHTFYRIRLVHAERIPAEGAAVLVCNHVSYVDALVLAAASPRPIRFVMDHRIFKTRFASWVFRHAKAIPIAPRHEDPAMLARAYDACEAALKEGELVCIFPEGKLTKTGDINTFHHGITEILGRTPAPVIPMALRGLWGSYFSRHSDARMPRPIKRGVMSRLTLAVGEPIPASVATPEALQAAVTELRGARK, encoded by the coding sequence ATGAGCGATCAAACGCAAGCCACTTCCAGGCGGCGTGACGAACGGCGCGCGCACGCGTCGCAGTTCGACCTGCTGCGCGAGCGCCGTTTCGCGCCGTTCTTCACGACCCAGTTCCTCGGCGCGCTGAACGACAACGTCTTCAAGATCGGCTTCACGTCGCTCGTCACCTATCACACCGCGCGGTTCTCCGGCGTCGATGCGAAGACGGCGGCCTTCCTGATTTCCGCGATCTTCATCTTGCCGTTCGTGCTGTTCTCGGCGACGTCCGGCCAGATCGCCGACAAGTACGACAAGGCGACCCTCACGCGTTTCGTGAAGACCTTCGAGATCGTGCTGATGCTGGTCGGCGCGGCCGGTTTCGTCACGCACAGCGCGCCGCTGCTGTATCTGTGCACGTTCATGATGGGGATGCACTCGACGCTGTTCGGGCCCGTCAAGTATTCGTACCTGCCGCAGCATCTCGGCGAGCACGAGCTGGTCGGCGGCAACGGCCTCGTCGAGATGGGCACGTTCATCGCGATCCTGATCGGCACGATCATCGGCGGCGCGGCCGCGGGCATCGAAGGCAACGGCGAGCGCGTGCTCGCGGTGAGCGTCGTCGTCATCGCGCTCGCGGGGCGGTTCGTCGCGCAGCGCGTGCCGTCCACGACGGCGCCGCAGCCCGATCTCGTGATCAACTGGAATCCGGTCAGCGAGACCTGGCGCAACCTCGGGCTCGCCCGGCAGAATCGCACCGTGTTCCTGAGCCTGCTCGGCATCTCGTGGCTGTGGTTCGTCGGCGCGACGTTCCTCACGTCGTTCTTCAATTTCGCGAAGGACGTGCTGTCCGCCAGCCCCGACGTCGTCACGATCCTGCTCGCGACGTTCTCGGTCGGTATCGGCCTCGGCTCGCTGCTGTGCGAGCGCCTGTCGCAGCGGCGCGTCGAGATCGGTCTCGTGCCGCTCGGCTCGATCGGCATCAGCGTGTTCGCGATCGAGCTGTATTTCGCGAGCCATGCGCTGCCGTCGCCCGGCCATCTGCTGTCGGTCGGCGAGTTCCTGGCCGGCGCGCGCCACTGGCGCATCCTGGCGGACCTGTTCCTGCTCGCGATGTTCGGCGGCTTCTACAGCGTGCCGCTGTACGCGCTGATCCAGAGCCGCAGCGCCCCGACGCACCGTGCGCGGATCATCGCCGCGAACAACATCCTGAACGCGCTGTTCATGATCCTGTCGGCCGTGATGGCGATGGGGCTGACCAAGGCCGGCGTCGACATCCCGGGGCTGTTCCTCGTCACCGCGCTGCTGAACGTGATCGTCGCCGCGTATATCTATCTGCTCGTGCCCGAGTTCCTGCTGCGCTTCGTCGCATGGGTGCTCGTGCATACGTTCTACCGGATTCGCCTCGTGCACGCGGAGCGGATTCCGGCGGAAGGGGCGGCCGTGCTCGTGTGCAACCACGTCAGTTATGTCGATGCGCTCGTGCTGGCCGCCGCGAGCCCGCGCCCGATCCGTTTCGTGATGGACCACCGGATCTTCAAGACGCGCTTCGCGAGCTGGGTGTTCCGGCATGCGAAGGCGATCCCGATCGCGCCGCGCCACGAGGATCCCGCGATGCTCGCGCGTGCGTACGACGCATGCGAGGCCGCGCTGAAGGAAGGCGAACTCGTGTGCATCTTCCCGGAAGGCAAGCTGACGAAGACGGGCGACATCAACACGTTCCACCACGGCATCACGGAGATTCTGGGTCGCACGCCGGCGCCGGTGATCCCGATGGCGCTGCGCGGGCTGTGGGGCAGCTATTTTTCGCGGCATTCCGATGCGCGGATGCCGCGGCCCATCAAGCGCGGCGTGATGAGCCGGCTGACGCTGGCGGTCGGCGAGCCGATCCCGGCGTCGGTCGCGACACCCGAAGCGCTTCAGGCGGCAGTCACCGAACTGCGCGGCGCGCGGAAGTAG
- a CDS encoding LysR family transcriptional regulator — MDTLQNMRVFVRVVDAGSFTAAAQQMNSTTAYASRAVSDLEAHLRTRLLNRTTRRIALTEAGERYLQRCEEILAYVDQAEAEAGDAHARPSGKLKVHCFTSLGQHYLVPAIARYRERYPDVHVELTLAQRMPDLLDEGYDVAIVVGRDLPDSGLVSQRLGVSYSVVCASPGYVESHGVPQRPADLAQHVCLGMIAPGFHFDEWALSGPNGDEVVPVTAPPFRVNVAEALAVAVREGMGIGGLPLYSAIGWLRSGHIVRVMPEYRSHVMNIYALYPSRQYLDAKIRTWVDFLRDELPATLAADEAALEQYTRAT; from the coding sequence ATGGATACGTTACAAAACATGCGGGTGTTCGTCCGCGTGGTCGACGCGGGAAGTTTTACCGCGGCCGCCCAGCAGATGAATTCGACTACCGCCTACGCGTCGCGCGCGGTCTCGGACCTAGAGGCGCACCTGCGCACGCGTCTCCTGAACCGCACGACGCGCCGGATCGCGCTGACCGAAGCCGGCGAGCGCTACCTGCAGCGCTGCGAAGAGATCCTCGCGTATGTCGACCAGGCCGAAGCCGAGGCGGGCGACGCGCATGCGCGCCCGTCGGGCAAGCTGAAGGTGCATTGCTTCACGAGCCTCGGCCAGCACTACCTGGTGCCGGCCATCGCGCGCTATCGCGAGCGCTACCCGGACGTGCACGTCGAGCTGACCCTCGCGCAGCGGATGCCCGATTTGCTCGACGAGGGGTATGACGTCGCGATCGTCGTCGGCCGCGACCTGCCGGATTCGGGGCTCGTGTCGCAGCGGCTCGGTGTGAGCTACAGCGTCGTGTGCGCATCGCCCGGGTATGTCGAGTCGCACGGCGTGCCGCAGCGGCCGGCCGACCTCGCGCAGCATGTGTGCCTCGGGATGATCGCGCCGGGCTTTCACTTCGACGAATGGGCGCTATCGGGGCCGAACGGCGACGAGGTCGTGCCGGTCACGGCGCCACCGTTTCGCGTGAACGTCGCCGAGGCGCTCGCGGTGGCCGTGCGGGAAGGGATGGGGATCGGCGGTCTGCCGCTCTATTCGGCGATCGGCTGGCTGCGCAGCGGGCACATCGTGCGCGTGATGCCCGAGTACCGGTCGCACGTGATGAACATCTACGCGCTGTATCCGTCGCGCCAGTACCTCGACGCGAAAATTCGCACCTGGGTCGATTTCCTGCGCGACGAACTGCCGGCCACGCTCGCCGCCGACGAAGCCGCGCTCGAGCAGTACACGCGTGCGACATGA